The DNA sequence ACTCACTCCCTATGAACGCGATGATGCTGCGCCGTGAGACCGATTAGAATTTTTGTGTCTTTCCAATTCTTTCCGAGACACTTTACATCTATTACTTCGTTCTTGACTCATATGTCCCAACCAAAGATGTATCTGTTCACAATGGTCCTCTATGGAGTATGGTCCATCCACAACATCTGGGTCAATTAGTGATCGTATTTCTCCCCCCTTCTCATACTGGTAGAACAGGGCTTTAGAGCCTTTGAAGATTGCGCCCCACATCAAAGCTGGATCACTTTCATCTTGTGGTGTAATACCGAATCGTGAGCGACAGATATTCTTGAACTGCTGGATGGACTTAATGATGTGGTGGTCGTCATCTGGCAAGATGAGAACCATCAAATGGTCAATGAGATCATTGCCGTCGTGGCATTTGACCGTATAAATTACTACTTCTTCACCATAATCACCCATAACCACCTCCCATCCTTTTTCCTCCGGAAAGTAATGCGTGAGGAGGGCGCGAACCATTCGAATCATAGGGTATATCTGTCCTGGGCATTCTTCAACGGGTACCAACCACTTTTTGAACCAGTTTATCATCATAACTGTCGTTTTGAGAGGCTTATGCTCTGGGTCGGGATACTCGCTCAGGCAGAATACCTCTGGTACCTTTGGCACGTCGTCGTCCATGATGAGCACCTTATTATCGTATAACTCGTGTAGCTTTGAAGATTGACCACGGAATTGTGACAACTACATCTTCAGCGGCGCATTTGAAGACATTATATACTACGTCAAGGGACCTGTTTCTGAGTATTCGACGCATAGGGAGATACGCGGTGCAAAATACCCTTATAAAGACtcaacaaagaaatgaaTTCCGGAAATTCGCATCGGAAGCACGGAACATGCCACTCTTACGAACAACAATACCGTTCGAAGACGACACAAGCAGTTCTACTGACACCTTTGTAGTTCAATCCCGAGGaacaccacaaccaaaataaaaaggagaGTACAGATGCCCTCAGGGGATCTCGGAGCTATGCGCTTTGGCTCGGCTGGGCTATTCCGCATTGTATTTGAAGACCCCTATATTGGTAGCCCTTTCGGATCACTCCTCGTGAACAGGTTCTACCGGGAGAGTGGTAAtactcctccttctcttcttatAAGAAATAGGAATATGACTGCTGAGTACGATGGATAAGGCCGTGGGAAAGAGGTGGCTCATCCTGTGATCTGCATACGCatattgatatatttcaGAACCATATCCTGGCGAAACGCTTCGTGTTTTAACTATGGTTACTGTCCGGCTACACAGGTCAAATCCCACTTAAGACATAGATATCTGGATACCATGCTCACCCTTGGTATGTTCCATCGTCGCGTGGTACACTTGTCACTTAAACAAGCATGCATAGACGATATGATATTGTTTGGCCATTCCAGACTCTGTTGCCTGTCTACTGCCCGTGTAGATCTGTTGTCGATCATTTTCAATGTCCAAGAGTTAGCTTGTTAACAAAGGTGCTACTTGTCGTTTCCCAAGTGGCGTTTTAGTCCTGATGTTGAGTTTGGCCTGGTGCATCTGTGCTAATGCTCTGTGATACATTTACGTCAGAGACGCTCATTTGTGATCCTTGGACCATTGTGATTTACACATCATATTCATGTCGTGTAACCGAATCTTCACAGACTGACGCCCGATATTGTGACTCgaatttattttctttcgttgaaTGGCAACAGTTTAGTGCGACGGATTCAGTAATGGTAAGCCTTGGTAGTCCATAGCATTAATCGTCTCACTATATGGGGTTTATCTAGAGagaaaattaataaattatCTATTCAAAGGATAGATTCCCTTGAGTCCTGTTTATTTAGGAAATGGTAAGGCTGAGGCTGTACTGTTGAGTGCTGTTAATTCGGGGTACtaaaagaatatatattcctgTGGTGAAGTGGTAAAGAGGGGTTAAGTGGACTGAAAACCATACCAGTGAAAAGTCTTCAGAGCCCCGAGAGAATCACATGTGGTAAAAATAAGATTCAACATTTAGCATAAGATATGTTGATAATTAATCCGTATTATCAACCTTTCGGCAAGCCATGGAGGGTGCGTGCCTGATGATCGAGGTGCCTGACGTTAGTGCGCGGAAACGGAGTCCTGAGGCAGGAAAACCAATCCACCCGAGGAACAACGCAACGTTTCTCCGCCTTACGTAGTGTGATCTAATGCGATGTTCTCTCCGCTTTTCCGTTTCCCTTTCTTATCGTCACGTCACTCCCCCCCAACCAGCTTCCAACTCAATTCTTCATCCACTTTCCCATTGCTTTGCATGGTTGATGGAATGAGCTGGATTCATCCTGTCATCCATGTATAGCTGACCTCGCTCAGCCGATTTCCCTTTATGCTACGAATATATATTATCCTCAGAAATCGCATTGACATCACGCGTTCACTGCCGTCCGAGCCCTTGTTTCGCAGTACCCCTGCCGTACGTGGCAAACGCCAGCATTCCTAAGTTTATACTCTGAACAAAGCTCCgactctcttcctcgtctgtgACTCGCCTTGAATGATTTTGACTAGTCCTCAACCAAACGCTTCCGACTGATCCCGTCGCTACGACCCTGTCTCCAACCATGCGGGGACTCCGCTTCATCCCCGTCATCGCTAGCCTCGGCTCTGTCTTCATACCACAATCATTAGCTCAGGGTGAGACCGCACTACACGAGAAGGGGCGTTGTGCTATTCGAGGACACTGCGGGAAGAAGTCCTTCTTTGGCGGAGAGCTACCATGCCCAGATAATGGCCTCGCAGAGGAACCGGAAACAGCGGTGAGAAAGAAGCTCGTGGATTTATGTGGTAGTAAGTGGGAGGAAGGTCCAGTGTGCTGTAAAGGTGAGCAGGTACGTGTCAAATGTGATATGTCATAGCAATTGACATTGAACTGCATCCCTAATTGTTCCATGGT is a window from the Aspergillus oryzae RIB40 DNA, chromosome 6 genome containing:
- a CDS encoding uncharacterized protein (predicted protein); protein product: MDDDVPKVPEVFCLSEYPDPEHKPLKTTVMMINWFKKWLVPVEECPGQIYPMIRMVRALLTHYFPEEKGWEVVMGDYGEEVVIYTVKCHDGNDLIDHLMVLILPDDDHHIIKSIQQFKNICRSRFGITPQDESDPALMWGAIFKGSKALFYQYEKGGEIRSLIDPDVVDGPYSIEDHYVKCLGKNWKDTKILIGLTAQHHRVHRE